The following are encoded together in the Mycteria americana isolate JAX WOST 10 ecotype Jacksonville Zoo and Gardens chromosome 2, USCA_MyAme_1.0, whole genome shotgun sequence genome:
- the SLC39A6 gene encoding zinc transporter ZIP6 encodes MESTVSVTFLVSFSILLCESYHHGVETATVVHTSERTFPEKAAGVNIDLAGLIQKFHLQELFHRYGENNSLSIEGFRKLLQNIGIDKMKRIKIDHDHDHDHHLHHNHVSLSKNSEKTVCPNHESDANKDHRNSHSKEPHKVENVEHRQNFVRSKNTVNEITASIITAPTDGHSELQNVQPGEVKPIARLGLTSSNAVNVTGGSNASWLANSKANGSHTSPKGSEGGSYLYSKLKNQNTQECSSASKLMQSHGIGTQVLLTATEFSYLCPALINQIDGKYCIVHATSEKAETPPKSYSLQIAWIGGFISISVISFLSLLGVILVPLMNRVFFKFLLSFLVALAVGTLSGDAFLHLLPHSHGNHHHHHEKPLLEQNKGSMFKHLVFQSIEESTYLDSTWKGLTALGGLYFMFLVEHLITLIKQFKDKKKKKKNEDDGESKKFSANEEKLDTDDRHEGYLGTDSQDPSPFISQQPTVQEEEEVMIAHSHQEEVDNEYVSRGCRNKCHSHLHDTLGQTDHLSHHHHDYHHILHHHHHQNHHPHSHSQRYSREELKDAGIATLAWMVIMGDGLHNFSDGLAIGAAFTEGLSSGLSTSVAVFCHELPHELGDFAVLLKAGMTVKQAVLYNALSAMLAYLGMATGILIGHYADNVSMWIFALTAGLFMYVALVDMVPEMLHNDASDHGCSRWGYFLLQNAGILLGFGIMLLISVFEHKIVFSINL; translated from the exons ATGGAGAGTACAGTATCGGTCACTTTCCTTGTATCGTTTTCCATACTACTGTGTGAAAGTTATCATCATGGAGTGGAGACGGCTACTGTAGTGCATACATCGGAGAGAACTTTTCCAGAAAAGGCAGCTGGTGTTAATATAGACTTGGCAGGTTTAATACAGAAGTTTCACCTTCAAGAACTGTTTCATCGTTATGGAGAAAACAACTCTCTGTCGATTGAAGGGTTTAGAAAACTGCTCCAGAACATAGGTATAGATaaaatgaaaaggattaaaatagACCATGATCACGACCACGATCATCACCTTCATCATAATCATGTTTCGTTGAGTAAAAACTCCGAGAAGACTGTTTGTCCAAACCATGAATCTGATGCTAACAAAGACCACAGGAACAGTCACTCAAAGGAACCTCATAAAGTAGAGAATGTAGAACATCGGCAGAACTTTGTACGCAGCAAGAACACCGTTAATGAAATAACGGCATCTATCATCACTGCTCCCACAGATGGCCACTCGGAATTACAGAATGTGCAACCTGGAGAAGTCAAGCCGATTGCTCGTTTAGGTCTGACCAGCTCTAATGCCGTTAATGTCACAGGTGGCAGTAATGCAAGTTGGCTTGCTAACAGCAAAGCAAATGGATCTCATACTTCTCCAAAGGGATCGGAAGGAGGAAGTTACCTGTATTCTAAACTGAAAAACCAAAATACCCAAGAG TGCTCCAGTGCGTCAAAACTGATGCAGTCCCATGGAATAGGTACTCAAGTATTGTTGACTGCTACAGAATTTAGTTACCTCTGTCCAGCTCTTATTAATCAGATCGATGGCAAATACTGCATAGTCCATGCAACTAGTGAAAAAGCTGAAACTCCTCCAAAAAGTTACTCTCTGCAAATAG cTTGGATTGGTGGCTTTATATCCATCTCCGtcatcagttttctttccttactgGGTGTTATATTGGTACCGCTGATGAATCGCgtatttttcaaatttcttctaAGTTTTCTTGTGGCATTGGCTGTGGGGACTTTGAGCGGAGATGCTTTCTTACATCTCCTTCCACAT TCTCATGGAAACCATCACCATCACCACGAAAAACCTCTGCTTGAACAAAACAAAGGCTCTATGTTCAAACATCTTGTTTTTCAAAGTATAGAGGAGAGCACTTACCTGGATTCTACATGGAAGGGACTTACAGCACTTGGAGGATTGTATTTCATGTTTCTAGTGGAGCATTTGATTACTTTAATAAAGCAGTttaaagacaagaagaaaaag aaaaaaaatgaagatgatggAGAAAGTAAGAAGTTTTCAGCGAATGAAGAAAAGTTAGATACAGATGATC GGCATGAGGGCTATCTAGGGACAGACTCTCAAGATCCATCGCCCTTCATTTCTCAGCAGCCAACTgtacaagaagaagaagaagtgaTGATAGCTCATTCTCATCAAGAGGAGGTTGATAATGAATATGTGTCCAGGGGCTGTAGAAACAAATGTCATTCTCACTTACACGATACTCTAGGACAGACAGATCATCTTAGTCATCATCACCATGACTACCATCATATTCtgcatcaccatcatcatcagaACCATCATCCTCACAGTCACAGTCAGCGCTACTCACGTGAAGAACTGAAGGATGCGGGGATAGCAACTCTGGCATGGATGGTGATTATGGGAGATGGACTACACAATTTTAGCGATGGCCTAGCAATTG GAGCAGCCTTTACTGAAGGGTTATCTAGTGGTTTAAGCACTTCTGTGGCTGTATTTTGCCACGAATTACCTCATGAGCTAG GAGATTTTGCTGTACTTCTAAAAGCCGGTATGACTGTCAAGCAAGCTGTGCTCTATAATGCTTTGTCAGCTATGCTGGCCTATCTTGGAATGGCGACTGGAATTCTTATCGGACATTATGCAGACAATGTTTCAATGTGGATATTTGCACTTACTGCTGGCTTGTTCATGTATGTGGCTCTTGTGGATATG